A window from Bacteroidota bacterium encodes these proteins:
- a CDS encoding cytochrome c, translating into MKKVLTISVFAVLAVAVISCDKPRRNAGSAYMPDMYYSRAIETYSALDTAIFTSSRAEAGGKIFYNRLPVGGAVARGDMAAYALKQDVGADSTNYVASRSVKNPLDIASIDMKEAERLYLVNCGICHGTKLDGNGPLYASGAYAAKPATLVGDAKYEAMPEGMMFHSVTYGKNQMGSYASQLNTRQRWMVIAYIKSKQVKPAAAATAVKVDSVAAKK; encoded by the coding sequence ATGAAAAAAGTTTTAACCATTTCAGTGTTTGCAGTACTTGCGGTAGCGGTAATAAGTTGTGATAAACCACGCCGCAATGCCGGTAGTGCCTATATGCCGGATATGTATTACAGCCGGGCAATTGAAACCTATTCTGCATTAGACACTGCAATATTTACCAGCAGCAGGGCAGAGGCAGGTGGAAAAATATTTTATAATCGTTTACCCGTTGGTGGAGCTGTTGCAAGGGGAGATATGGCTGCTTACGCATTAAAGCAAGATGTGGGTGCTGACTCTACAAATTATGTAGCATCAAGATCTGTCAAAAACCCGCTTGACATAGCTTCAATAGATATGAAAGAAGCTGAAAGATTGTATTTGGTAAACTGTGGTATTTGCCACGGAACAAAACTGGATGGCAACGGACCTTTATATGCAAGCGGTGCTTATGCTGCAAAACCGGCAACATTGGTTGGCGATGCAAAATATGAAGCAATGCCGGAAGGAATGATGTTTCATTCTGTAACATATGGAAAAAACCAAATGGGAAGCTATGCATCACAATTGAATACAAGACAACGTTGGATGGTGATTGCTTATATAAAGTCAAAACAAGTTAAGCCGGCCGCTGCAGCTACTGCGGTTAAGGTTGATAGCGTTGCTGCAAAAAAATAA
- a CDS encoding DUF3341 domain-containing protein, producing MAVKKFVVGNFDDEAVLFPAVKKVRRAGYKIHEVFTPFPIHGLDKAMGLRDTSLHTAGFIYGITGTSIAVGFITWALTSDWPIVFGGKPFFAFPAWIPITFELTVLMASVGMVLTFCYLCQLAPFVKKDHFNPRSTDDLFVMALECTDKTNDAEVVSFLQNAGAKDVKVEQRETGWWIGRYDKNEKVS from the coding sequence ATGGCAGTTAAAAAATTTGTTGTTGGAAACTTTGATGACGAAGCGGTTTTGTTTCCCGCGGTGAAAAAAGTTCGCCGGGCAGGATACAAGATTCATGAAGTGTTCACGCCGTTTCCAATTCATGGATTAGACAAAGCAATGGGTCTGCGTGATACCAGCCTGCATACCGCGGGATTTATTTACGGTATCACCGGAACTTCTATTGCAGTTGGTTTTATTACCTGGGCACTTACCAGTGATTGGCCAATTGTATTTGGAGGTAAACCCTTCTTTGCATTTCCTGCATGGATACCTATTACGTTTGAGTTAACAGTTCTGATGGCATCAGTAGGCATGGTTCTTACGTTTTGCTACCTGTGCCAGTTAGCCCCTTTTGTAAAAAAAGATCATTTCAATCCAAGATCAACAGATGATTTGTTTGTAATGGCATTAGAATGCACCGATAAAACAAATGATGCAGAAGTGGTTTCATTTTTACAAAATGCCGGCGCCAAAGATGTAAAAGTAGAACAGAGAGAAACAGGCTGGTGGATCGGCCGTTATGATAAAAACGAGAAAGTTTCTTAG
- a CDS encoding hydrogenase, protein MALLRYESQVRPPLVEGNKDYHQVTEDICRPVEARPTRAWWIGFTVSVLFLIFGIVSVTMEVIYGTGQWNLHKTIGWGYDITNFVWWIGIGHAGTLISAILLLFRQGWRTGVNRAAEAMTIFAVICAGQFPIWHMGRVWVAFFTLPYPNTRGPLWVNFNSPLLWDVFAISTYFTVSLLFWYSGLLPDLATLRDRAKAKWRKMFYGVAAFGWTGSTKHWQRHEALSLVLAGLSTPLVLSVHTIVSFDFATSVVPGWHTTIFPPYFVAGAIFSGFAMVQTLLVVTRKVLRLEEYITIEHIDVMNKVIVLTGSIVGIAYLTELFIAIYGANEYEGFAFLENRVNLNSPYGWSYYIMMGCNVLSPQIFWIRKMRRNLLLTFFMSILINIGMWFERFVIIVTSVYRDYLPSAWATYYRPTIWEVGFYLGTFGLFFTCYFLFSKFFPVIALAEIKHILKRSGDQQKRDMEEVEKEKLDDFVGHHGHDHGA, encoded by the coding sequence ATGGCATTACTCAGATACGAATCACAGGTGAGACCACCGCTGGTGGAAGGTAACAAGGATTATCACCAGGTTACAGAAGATATCTGCCGCCCGGTGGAGGCCCGCCCTACCCGTGCATGGTGGATTGGTTTTACCGTTTCTGTTTTGTTTTTGATTTTTGGAATCGTTTCCGTTACCATGGAAGTAATTTATGGTACGGGTCAATGGAACCTGCACAAAACGATCGGTTGGGGTTATGATATCACCAACTTCGTTTGGTGGATCGGTATCGGTCACGCCGGAACGTTGATCTCTGCGATCTTATTATTATTCCGCCAGGGTTGGAGAACAGGTGTGAACCGTGCAGCAGAAGCGATGACCATCTTTGCGGTTATTTGTGCCGGCCAGTTTCCGATCTGGCACATGGGTCGTGTGTGGGTTGCCTTCTTTACACTTCCTTACCCAAATACAAGAGGTCCATTGTGGGTAAACTTTAACTCGCCACTTCTTTGGGACGTATTCGCTATCTCAACATATTTTACTGTATCACTTTTATTCTGGTATAGTGGTTTGTTGCCTGACCTGGCAACACTTCGTGACCGTGCAAAAGCAAAATGGAGAAAAATGTTTTATGGTGTTGCGGCTTTTGGCTGGACAGGAAGTACAAAACATTGGCAGCGTCATGAAGCATTATCATTAGTGCTTGCAGGTTTGAGTACACCACTTGTATTATCAGTTCACACAATCGTATCCTTTGACTTCGCCACATCAGTAGTTCCCGGCTGGCATACAACCATCTTCCCGCCTTACTTCGTTGCGGGTGCCATCTTCTCCGGGTTTGCAATGGTTCAAACGTTATTAGTAGTTACAAGAAAAGTGTTGCGGCTTGAAGAATATATTACTATCGAGCATATTGATGTAATGAACAAGGTTATTGTACTTACGGGGTCGATTGTAGGTATTGCTTATCTCACAGAATTATTCATTGCGATATATGGTGCCAACGAATATGAAGGTTTTGCCTTTTTGGAAAACCGTGTGAACCTGAACAGTCCTTACGGGTGGAGTTATTATATAATGATGGGATGTAACGTATTGTCGCCGCAAATATTCTGGATAAGAAAGATGAGAAGAAACCTCTTGCTTACTTTCTTCATGTCTATTCTTATAAATATTGGTATGTGGTTCGAACGGTTTGTAATTATCGTTACCTCTGTTTATCGAGATTACCTTCCATCGGCATGGGCCACTTATTACAGGCCTACTATCTGGGAAGTTGGATTTTATCTCGGAACATTCGGGTTGTTCTTTACCTGTTATTTCCTGTTCTCAAAATTCTTCCCGGTAATTGCGTTGGCAGAGATCAAACATATCCTGAAACGCAGTGGAGACCAGCAAAAACGTGATATGGAAGAAGTAGAAAAGGAAAAACTGGATGATTTTGTCGGGCATCATGGACATGATCATGGGGCATAA
- a CDS encoding 4Fe-4S dicluster domain-containing protein codes for MSKKYWQSFAELNDEETFQKKNADEFREELPFEGFDDKGLVDAKAPRRDFLKYLGFSTAAATLASCKAPVRKAIPYANKPENLVSGEAKYYATTYVQDGDVVPVIAKVRDGRPIKIEGNDMCSYTGGGTSARAQASVLDLYDTNRVRFPKRNVNGKFEEVPTWEQFDKMVGDALVGSSAVVLTSTVVSPSSKKIIQEFVTKFNGRHVEYDGDSCSGMLLANEATFGTKALPTYHFDKAKTIVSLGADFLGSWGDIVANARQYATGRKIDEKDPVMSKHYQFESFLSTTGASADIRYTHRASEVGNVAMALLAAVGGAVTAPTIADAKLKKGIEDVAAELKANNGSSVVICGSNDMNVQLVVNAINSAIGAYGTTIDWAVKNNTRKGTDTDFETLIADMEAGKIGAIFILGANPAYNYIGADKFKAALKKVKISVSFNDRLDETTELCSHIAPNSHYLESWGDAEPKTGYVSFIQPTIYPLFKTRQYQDSLLKWSGVTSTYEEEVRKFWTTAPGVTDFDTLLQNGVFETAATAASAGAFNGGGLATAATAISGATKVSGTELVMYQKVSLGTGAQAGNPWLQELPDPISKATWGNYALISIPLAEKLEIKFKSNKYEYWMDKPVLKIASNGKSVSVPCLVIPGMNADTIAIAVGYGRNENFSKAAAGMGVNIYPLAGAATVTVEKTGDEEKVAQMQIHNNYEERFEVVRETTLATLQKHPDVIPGYRAKLQEDFGGMIKDYRSEGTLYPMHIQAGIKWGMNVDMNSCTACGACVVACHAENNVPVVGKREVIRYHDMHWLRLDRYFVTDEKNPDDLKGVVFQPMMCQHCDNAPCENVCPVAATNHSSEGINQMTYNRCIGTRYCANNCPYKVRRFNWSDYMGADSFPDNQDQEIVGKLDVAVHQMNDDLSRMVLNPEVTVRSRGVIEKCSFCVQKLQAAKLTAKKENRMLKDGDAKTACQTACPTNAIVFGNTHDETSAITKARTDNKNRLFYVIEQIHTLPNVSYLAKVRNTDEVIEPAHQAPAHEEMKAEGGEKKETAPATH; via the coding sequence ATGTCAAAGAAGTACTGGCAAAGTTTCGCAGAGCTGAATGATGAGGAGACCTTTCAGAAAAAAAATGCAGATGAGTTTCGTGAAGAGCTGCCTTTTGAGGGGTTTGATGACAAGGGATTGGTTGATGCAAAAGCTCCACGTCGCGATTTTCTGAAATATCTCGGGTTCAGCACTGCTGCTGCTACCCTTGCAAGCTGTAAAGCACCGGTGAGAAAGGCGATCCCTTATGCCAACAAACCGGAAAATTTAGTTTCAGGGGAAGCAAAATATTATGCTACTACTTATGTGCAGGATGGTGATGTGGTTCCGGTGATAGCCAAAGTTCGTGATGGCCGCCCTATTAAAATTGAAGGAAATGATATGTGTTCTTACACAGGTGGTGGTACCAGTGCAAGAGCGCAGGCTTCTGTTCTTGATCTATATGATACCAACCGTGTACGTTTCCCTAAACGCAATGTGAATGGAAAATTTGAAGAAGTGCCTACATGGGAACAGTTTGATAAAATGGTTGGTGATGCATTAGTTGGTTCATCAGCAGTAGTACTTACAAGTACAGTTGTTTCTCCTTCTTCAAAAAAAATTATACAAGAGTTCGTTACTAAATTCAATGGTCGTCATGTAGAGTATGATGGAGATTCTTGCAGCGGAATGCTGCTGGCCAATGAAGCAACATTTGGAACAAAAGCATTACCTACTTATCATTTTGATAAAGCAAAAACTATCGTAAGTCTTGGTGCTGACTTTTTGGGTTCATGGGGTGATATTGTTGCGAATGCTCGTCAATATGCTACAGGAAGAAAAATAGATGAGAAGGATCCGGTAATGAGTAAACATTATCAGTTCGAAAGTTTTTTAAGCACAACAGGTGCAAGTGCTGATATAAGATATACTCATCGTGCATCTGAAGTTGGAAATGTTGCAATGGCACTATTAGCAGCAGTGGGTGGCGCAGTTACTGCACCAACTATTGCTGATGCTAAACTGAAAAAAGGAATTGAAGATGTAGCAGCAGAACTGAAAGCGAATAATGGTTCATCAGTTGTGATTTGTGGCAGTAATGATATGAATGTGCAGTTGGTTGTAAATGCAATCAACAGTGCGATCGGCGCATATGGTACTACTATTGATTGGGCTGTAAAAAATAATACACGCAAAGGAACTGACACAGATTTTGAAACGCTGATCGCGGATATGGAAGCTGGAAAAATTGGTGCCATCTTTATTCTCGGCGCAAACCCTGCTTACAATTATATAGGTGCTGATAAATTCAAAGCGGCTTTAAAGAAAGTAAAAATTTCGGTTTCGTTCAACGACAGACTTGATGAGACAACTGAACTGTGTTCACATATAGCACCCAACAGTCATTATCTCGAAAGCTGGGGCGATGCAGAACCTAAAACAGGTTATGTAAGTTTTATTCAACCTACTATCTATCCTTTATTCAAAACCCGTCAATACCAGGATTCTCTTTTAAAATGGAGCGGCGTTACTTCTACTTATGAAGAAGAGGTTCGTAAATTCTGGACTACTGCACCGGGTGTAACCGATTTTGATACTCTATTGCAGAATGGAGTTTTTGAAACAGCTGCAACTGCAGCATCTGCCGGAGCCTTTAATGGTGGTGGTCTCGCAACTGCAGCTACAGCTATTAGTGGTGCTACAAAAGTTTCAGGTACTGAATTGGTGATGTATCAAAAAGTATCACTTGGTACCGGTGCGCAGGCAGGCAATCCATGGTTACAGGAATTACCCGACCCGATTTCAAAAGCTACATGGGGCAACTATGCATTAATATCTATACCACTTGCAGAAAAACTAGAAATAAAATTCAAGAGTAATAAATATGAGTACTGGATGGATAAGCCTGTACTCAAGATCGCCAGCAACGGTAAATCTGTTTCAGTACCATGCCTGGTAATACCCGGAATGAATGCTGATACAATTGCTATTGCAGTTGGCTATGGCCGTAACGAAAACTTCAGTAAGGCTGCTGCAGGTATGGGTGTAAATATTTATCCGCTTGCTGGTGCTGCTACTGTGACTGTTGAAAAAACAGGTGATGAGGAAAAAGTGGCGCAGATGCAGATCCATAATAACTACGAAGAAAGATTTGAAGTGGTAAGAGAAACAACTCTTGCTACGTTGCAAAAGCATCCTGATGTAATTCCCGGTTATCGTGCAAAACTCCAGGAAGATTTTGGAGGAATGATCAAAGATTACCGTTCAGAAGGTACACTCTATCCCATGCATATACAGGCTGGGATTAAATGGGGAATGAACGTAGACATGAACTCATGTACTGCTTGTGGTGCATGTGTTGTTGCATGTCATGCAGAAAACAACGTACCTGTAGTTGGTAAAAGAGAAGTGATCCGTTATCACGATATGCACTGGTTACGCCTGGATCGCTATTTCGTAACGGATGAAAAAAATCCTGATGATCTGAAAGGTGTGGTATTCCAGCCGATGATGTGCCAGCACTGTGATAATGCACCGTGTGAAAACGTTTGCCCCGTTGCTGCTACTAACCATAGTTCAGAAGGTATAAACCAAATGACCTATAACCGTTGTATTGGTACAAGATATTGTGCCAACAACTGTCCATATAAAGTACGTCGCTTTAACTGGAGTGATTATATGGGAGCAGATAGTTTCCCTGATAACCAAGACCAGGAAATAGTTGGTAAACTGGATGTTGCTGTTCACCAAATGAATGATGACCTCTCAAGAATGGTGTTGAATCCTGAGGTTACTGTACGTTCAAGAGGTGTGATTGAGAAATGTTCTTTCTGTGTACAGAAATTACAGGCTGCTAAACTTACCGCTAAAAAAGAGAACCGTATGTTGAAAGATGGTGATGCTAAAACAGCTTGCCAAACAGCTTGCCCTACCAATGCAATTGTGTTTGGTAACACACATGATGAAACAAGTGCAATCACTAAAGCAAGAACAGATAATAAGAACAGGCTATTCTATGTGATCGAGCAGATCCACACTTTGCCTAATGTGAGTTACCTGGCTAAAGTGAGAAATACAGATGAAGTAATTGAACCGGCACATCAGGCACCAGCACATGAAGAAATGAAAGCAGAAGGCGGAGAGAAAAAAGAGACAGCACCAGCAACGCATTAA
- a CDS encoding c-type cytochrome: MIPYKPNLRRPTLFVLSIFIFSTLKIAAQGDAAAGKALFSIKCASCHAVNSKVVGPALKDVESRWPSTDLLKKWIVNWKEAVATGDAYPVEMQNFAATPMQEFPELRGKETDLNNLLAYIRDAGKAAPPPAPGTEEPKGDGQGAIIFGIISIILAIVALILMQVNSNLKKLSDDKEGIHRPEPVAFYKNKFYIALGAVIFFVIGGYFIAKGAIGLGRQKDMQPVQPIYYSHKVHAGLNQINCLYCHGGAMEGKQASIPSVNVCMNCHKQISEYKGPKIFDASGNEINGTAEINKLYEYAGVDPKNPGAFDPSKAKSIPWTRIHNLPDHAYFNHSQHVNAGKQQCQSCHGEITDMHEVKQFAELSMSWCINCHRQTNVNFNYDSTKGNKFYSIYEKFHRDIEAGKMDSVKVEHIGGLECQKCHY; encoded by the coding sequence ATGATCCCATATAAACCAAATCTCAGAAGACCAACGCTGTTTGTTCTATCCATTTTTATTTTCTCGACTTTAAAAATTGCTGCGCAAGGCGATGCTGCTGCTGGTAAGGCATTATTTAGTATAAAATGTGCAAGCTGTCATGCAGTCAATTCTAAAGTTGTGGGACCTGCACTTAAGGATGTTGAAAGCCGTTGGCCAAGTACTGATTTATTAAAAAAATGGATAGTTAATTGGAAAGAAGCAGTTGCTACAGGTGACGCATATCCGGTAGAAATGCAGAATTTTGCGGCTACTCCAATGCAGGAATTTCCTGAACTAAGAGGAAAAGAAACAGACCTAAATAATCTTCTTGCTTATATCAGAGACGCTGGAAAAGCAGCCCCGCCCCCTGCTCCGGGAACAGAAGAACCGAAAGGTGATGGCCAGGGCGCAATTATCTTCGGTATCATCTCTATCATACTTGCAATTGTCGCATTAATATTAATGCAGGTAAACAGTAACCTGAAAAAATTGAGTGATGATAAAGAAGGCATTCATAGACCTGAGCCAGTTGCGTTTTACAAAAACAAATTTTATATCGCATTAGGCGCAGTAATATTTTTTGTAATAGGTGGTTACTTTATTGCCAAAGGCGCTATCGGTCTTGGCCGTCAAAAAGATATGCAGCCTGTACAGCCAATTTATTATTCACACAAAGTACATGCGGGTCTCAACCAAATCAACTGTTTATACTGTCATGGCGGTGCAATGGAAGGCAAGCAGGCTTCTATCCCTTCTGTAAATGTGTGTATGAACTGTCACAAACAGATCTCAGAATACAAAGGCCCGAAAATTTTTGATGCAAGCGGAAATGAAATTAACGGAACCGCCGAAATAAATAAACTATACGAATACGCCGGAGTAGACCCTAAAAACCCTGGTGCATTTGATCCCTCAAAAGCAAAATCTATTCCCTGGACAAGAATTCACAACCTGCCTGATCATGCTTATTTCAACCATTCACAACACGTAAATGCAGGTAAGCAGCAATGCCAGAGCTGTCATGGTGAGATCACAGATATGCATGAAGTAAAGCAGTTCGCTGAACTGAGTATGAGCTGGTGTATAAACTGTCACCGTCAGACCAATGTGAACTTCAATTACGACAGCACTAAAGGAAACAAATTTTACAGCATATACGAGAAATTCCACAGAGATATTGAAGCAGGTAAAATGGATAGTGTAAAAGTGGAACATATCGGCGGCCTGGAGTGTCAGAAATGTCACTATTAA
- a CDS encoding tetratricopeptide repeat protein: protein MKQFICSLLFITTCLSFYAQQQPCAVIVPPQISEETKKLYEQKLAEAKSKLTIDSNSAENIIWYGRRTAYLGHYMEAIEIFSNGISKHPLNPRFLRHRGHRYITVRCFDKAIADLSKGAEMLKEQVDEIEQDGLPNARNLPTSTLKTNTLYHLGLAYFLKGDYKNALKAYNECLENSDTDDMYVATANWLYITMLRLGKKKDADDLLKTINAEMDLIENRDYMDILMLYKSGDDKKLVEITQTQDSTANATLGFALGNYYLEKGPKKKAKELFEKVVAGNQWASFGYIAAEAELKRMK from the coding sequence ATGAAACAATTCATCTGTTCATTATTATTTATTACAACATGCTTAAGTTTTTATGCACAGCAGCAACCCTGTGCTGTAATAGTGCCTCCTCAAATTTCTGAGGAAACAAAAAAACTATATGAGCAGAAACTGGCTGAAGCCAAATCAAAGTTGACGATCGACTCCAATTCTGCAGAGAATATAATATGGTATGGCCGCCGCACTGCCTATCTCGGACATTACATGGAAGCCATCGAAATTTTTTCAAACGGGATCAGTAAGCATCCGCTGAACCCCAGATTTCTTCGTCACCGTGGTCACCGGTATATCACCGTTCGTTGTTTTGATAAAGCAATAGCCGATCTTTCAAAAGGAGCTGAAATGCTGAAGGAGCAAGTGGATGAAATAGAACAGGATGGATTGCCCAATGCCCGCAACTTACCTACCAGCACACTTAAAACAAACACACTTTACCATCTCGGGCTGGCTTATTTTTTAAAAGGTGATTATAAAAATGCACTGAAGGCTTATAACGAATGCCTTGAAAATTCTGATACAGATGATATGTATGTGGCTACAGCCAACTGGTTATATATCACCATGCTGCGGTTAGGAAAAAAGAAAGATGCGGATGATCTGCTGAAAACAATTAATGCGGAAATGGACCTGATAGAAAATCGTGACTACATGGATATCTTAATGTTATATAAAAGCGGTGATGATAAAAAACTGGTTGAAATAACACAAACGCAGGATAGTACGGCTAATGCCACACTCGGATTTGCCCTTGGCAACTATTATTTAGAAAAAGGGCCGAAGAAAAAAGCAAAAGAGCTTTTTGAAAAAGTAGTGGCTGGCAATCAATGGGCAAGTTTTGGATATATAGCTGCTGAAGCAGAGTTGAAGAGGATGAAATGA
- the purN gene encoding phosphoribosylglycinamide formyltransferase — MKKIAVFASGAGSNAAKIIEASLPGKEEGNRSFEVALIVCNKPGAGVLKIAEQNNIPSLLIDKEKFFRGNGYVDEFKAAGIDFIILAGFLWKLPSALIKAYPRKIINIHPALLPNYGGKGMYGHFVHEAVIANKEKESGITIHYVDELYDHGDIIFQARCTVMEDDTPESLALRIHMLEHKHYPEIVKKIVN; from the coding sequence GTGAAAAAAATTGCTGTTTTTGCTTCAGGAGCTGGTTCGAATGCCGCTAAAATAATTGAAGCTTCATTGCCTGGCAAAGAAGAAGGAAATAGGTCTTTTGAGGTTGCTTTGATCGTTTGCAATAAACCCGGTGCTGGTGTATTAAAAATTGCAGAGCAAAATAATATTCCATCACTTCTTATTGATAAAGAAAAATTTTTTCGTGGCAATGGTTATGTAGATGAATTCAAAGCAGCAGGTATCGATTTTATAATACTGGCGGGCTTTCTCTGGAAATTACCATCCGCCCTTATCAAAGCTTATCCAAGAAAGATCATCAATATTCACCCTGCATTACTGCCAAACTATGGGGGTAAAGGAATGTACGGGCATTTTGTGCATGAAGCAGTAATCGCAAACAAAGAAAAAGAAAGCGGTATCACCATCCATTATGTTGATGAGCTATATGATCATGGCGATATAATTTTCCAGGCCCGCTGCACTGTGATGGAGGATGATACACCGGAGTCCCTTGCATTACGTATTCATATGCTGGAACATAAACATTACCCGGAGATCGTTAAAAAGATAGTTAACTGA
- a CDS encoding carboxypeptidase-like regulatory domain-containing protein, with protein MNRRKYYITLILLFGIFSSAALHAQYKIKGTVYDSSRNYGMPYVTVQSTNGKIAVSDGDGKYEINVGEKDSIWFSYLNKPTVKYPVLTIKTPLQFDISLHVPTDMLKEVKIRSRNYKQDSVQNRIDYAKAFDWGKPKVRATLGTTPGAAVGFDLDEIIRMFQFRKNKSWASFQKRLEAEEKEKFIDYRFNKGLVLRLTGLNGAARDSFMMRCRPSYQYCLMTNDYEFQLFIKNCYEEYKLEKLSGDLKLEDRKSFIP; from the coding sequence TTGAACCGCCGCAAATACTATATTACCCTTATTTTACTTTTTGGTATTTTTTCCTCGGCTGCTTTGCATGCACAGTATAAAATAAAAGGAACAGTGTATGATAGCTCCCGCAATTATGGAATGCCCTATGTTACTGTACAAAGCACCAATGGAAAAATTGCCGTATCAGATGGTGATGGTAAATACGAGATCAATGTAGGAGAAAAAGATTCTATCTGGTTTAGTTATTTAAATAAACCAACAGTAAAATATCCTGTGCTTACCATTAAAACTCCTTTACAGTTTGACATTTCGCTGCATGTACCCACCGATATGCTCAAAGAAGTGAAGATAAGAAGCCGCAACTATAAACAGGACTCCGTTCAAAACCGCATTGATTATGCAAAAGCATTTGACTGGGGGAAACCCAAAGTAAGAGCTACTCTTGGCACAACCCCGGGTGCAGCTGTTGGTTTTGACCTGGATGAGATCATTCGCATGTTCCAGTTCCGAAAAAATAAAAGCTGGGCATCATTCCAGAAAAGACTGGAAGCAGAAGAAAAAGAAAAGTTTATTGACTACCGTTTCAATAAAGGTTTGGTACTCCGTTTAACGGGATTGAATGGTGCAGCAAGGGATAGTTTTATGATGCGCTGCAGACCTAGCTACCAGTATTGCCTGATGACAAATGATTACGAGTTCCAGCTCTTCATTAAAAACTGTTATGAAGAATACAAACTGGAAAAACTCTCCGGTGACCTGAAGTTGGAAGACAGGAAATCTTTTATACCGTAA
- a CDS encoding DUF1211 domain-containing protein: MSNQLHNELRREFQLERMILFSDAVFAIAITLLVIEIKIPEEHESVSDKKLLYALGHLIPKFIGFFISFMLIGIYWTVHHRMFGFVTNYTRKLLLINLVFLFFVALMPFSTGFYSEYAGPDMMRHQLKVPLTFYVLNFCCVGFVNYLMWVYITNPKNKVAEPPIDPMTAKASKLRAFVVPFIFLIMIPVAYLTNVLFAVYIPMLIPIVLFIVRKRIKKKYS, from the coding sequence ATGAGCAACCAACTGCACAATGAACTTCGCAGAGAATTCCAACTTGAAAGAATGATCTTATTCAGTGATGCTGTATTTGCAATTGCCATTACATTATTAGTTATTGAAATAAAAATACCTGAAGAACATGAATCTGTTTCTGATAAAAAGTTACTGTATGCATTAGGTCATCTTATCCCAAAATTCATCGGCTTTTTTATCAGCTTTATGCTAATCGGCATTTACTGGACCGTTCACCACCGCATGTTTGGATTTGTTACGAATTATACCCGTAAACTTTTATTAATCAACCTGGTCTTTCTTTTTTTTGTGGCACTCATGCCTTTCAGTACCGGCTTTTACAGTGAGTATGCCGGACCAGATATGATGCGTCATCAGCTAAAAGTGCCGCTTACATTTTATGTACTGAATTTTTGTTGTGTTGGGTTTGTCAATTACCTGATGTGGGTGTATATCACCAATCCTAAAAATAAAGTAGCAGAACCTCCAATTGATCCAATGACTGCAAAAGCTTCAAAACTCAGGGCTTTTGTTGTTCCGTTTATTTTTTTAATTATGATCCCTGTTGCTTATCTCACGAATGTTCTTTTTGCTGTTTATATCCCGATGCTGATCCCGATCGTACTTTTTATAGTTCGAAAACGAATTAAGAAAAAATATTCCTGA